Proteins encoded together in one Vigna angularis cultivar LongXiaoDou No.4 chromosome 5, ASM1680809v1, whole genome shotgun sequence window:
- the LOC128196789 gene encoding uncharacterized protein LOC128196789: MKGVDIREKVQRKWNIGISRSMAYRAKAIASNEIDGSFNEQYKRIYDYAHELLERNPGSTVKVHVENNDGELIFKRFYCCLKACKDSFVCCRPIIGLDGAFLKGKYGGELLTAVGRDGNDQMLPIAYAVVEVENKDSWMWFLELLIDDLGGGEVCSSITFVSDQQKGLLPAIQQLLPGVDQRFCVRHLYSNFRKKFPGKNLKQLMWRAATATHPQNWEREMRNIKDINEDAFKHLIAIPPRYWSRSRFSPTPKCDTLVNNISEAFNSVLVHTRTKPIITMLEEIRVYIMQRWAKNRAKIQSFSGPICPKMQARFTKESQATKNWIPSWSAHKLFEVRHVSQSGEKFVVNIDEFSCSCRRWTITRIPCCHSLAAMKFLNIMASSSFQLAF, translated from the exons ATGAAGGGTGTTGATATTCGTGAAAAAGTTCAAAGGAAGTGGAACATAGGTATATCAAGGTCTATGGCTTATAGAGCCAAAGCTATTGCTTCTAATGAAATTGATGGGTCCTTTAATGAACAATATAAGAGGATATATGATTATGCGCATGAGTTGTTGGAAAGAAATCCAGGATCTACAGTTAAGGTCCATGTTGAGAATAATGACGGTGAGTTAATTTTCAAGAGATTTTACTGTTGTCTGAAGGCATGCAAAGACAGTTTTGTCTGCTGTAGGCCAATAATTGGATTAGATGGAGCCTTTTTGAAAGGGAAGTATGGTGGTGAGCTGTTGACGGCTGTTGGGAGGGATGGAAATGATCAAATGTTGCCCATTGCATATGCGGTGGTAGAAGTCGAAAACAAAGATTCATGGATGTGGTTTTTGGAACTTTTAATTGATGATCTTGGTGGTGGAGAAGTGTGTTCTTCAATTACTTTTGTCTCGGACCAACAAAAG GGTCTACTACCAGCCATACAACAGTTACTCCCAGGTGTTGACCAGAGATTTTGTGTAAGACACTTATATTCAAACTTTAGGAAAAAGTTTCCTGGTAAAAATCTGAAACAGCTGATGTGGAGGGCAGCTACTGCCACTCATCCACAAAACTGGGAAAGGGAGATGAGAAACATTAAAGATATAAATGAAGACGCATTCAAGCATTTGATTGCCATCCCTCCAAG ATATTGGTCAAGGTCCAGATTCAGTCCAACACCAAAATGTGACACATTGGTCAACAATATCAGTGAGGCTTTCAACAGTGTCTTGGTTCACACCAGGACTAAACCAATCATAACAATGCTGGAAGAAATTAGGGTATACATAATGCAAAGATGGGCAAAAAACAGGGCTAAGATACAATCATTTTCAGGACCAATTTGTCCAAAGATGCAGGCCAGATTTACAAAGGAATCCCAAGCAACCAAGAATTGGATACCTAG cTGGTCAGCACACAAACTGTTTGAAGTAAGACACGTCTCCCAAAGTGGAGAAAAATTTGTTGTAAACATAGACGAGTTCTCATGCTCCTGCAGGAGATGGACCATCACAAGAATTCCATGTTGTCACTCCCTTGCCGCAATGAAGTTTCTTAATATTATGGCCAGCAGTTCATTCCAGCTTGCTTTCTAA